From the Helianthus annuus cultivar XRQ/B chromosome 17, HanXRQr2.0-SUNRISE, whole genome shotgun sequence genome, the window GAGTGTGGCTCAAATTCCAATTGATACCTCACAAACATTTTTCAAAGAATAGAGGCGAGAGTGTTGCTTAATTGGAGTACTCAAGGATCATTGGCAGTCTTATGTATCTCATGTAATGTACTCGACCAGACTTAGCATATGctgtgagtaggctaagtagatataCTAGTAATCCTTGTTCAGAGCACTGGAAGGGTATGACAAGATTGATAAGGTATTTGAGATACACGAGAAATTATGGACTGGATTATGGCAAAAATCCAGCTGTTGTGGAAGGATTCAATGATGCCAACTGGATATCCGATACGAAAGATTCTAGATCTACAAATGGATATGTGTTTACCCTTGGAGGAGCAGCTATATCTTGGAAGTCGTCCAAACAAACTCTTATAGCTGGATCCACGATGGAATCTGAGTTTATCGCGTTAGATAAAGCTGGAGAAGAGGCTGAATGGTTGCGTCAATTCTTGGAATATGTTCCAAGATGGCCTAAGCATGTGACTGCGATTTGCATACATTGTGATTGCAAATCAGCTATTGGTAGAGCTTAAAATCCAATGtataatggcagatcaaggcacataCGATGTCGGCATAACACGATGCGACAACTACTCTCAACTGGAGTTATCACGATTGACTATGTGAGGTCAAAGGATAACACTGCGGATCCgcttacaaaaggcttaagcagagaggTAGTACATAAGTCGTCGAtgggaatgggactaaagcccttGGAGTAAGTTTGTACAACGGAAAACCTATCCTAGAAGATTAGAGATCCCATGATCCAGGCTCAATAGGACCATCTAACTGTACGAACTGAGATCACTGTGGGGGAGTACCTCAACATACAAAGGGAGTTacaaacttcctagtccattcctactTAAAATCAGTGATATCAAGAGAGGTTAAGCATATGGcttttaatgatttgtaaatcacctatgttagagagaagtggggtcgctccgaatggaattgggggcacaattcctagagctctcgcaaaACCAGGTTGGTGTTCCATGATTATAACGGACACAACTATGAGGGGTTAGCCAGACCAGGAAGAGTAATGTGTGATGTGTAATAACATCTATGTAAAAAGGGGTTggttcaaggacatcgcgtctactAACCGCTAGGAGACTTAGTATATGTCACAAAGGAGGGTTCAAAGAGAAACCTACCTATCCTGCTTTACTTAACCGCTGAAATTTCATCATGACACTTGAGTGTATGGGACGATCttcattcatgtgggggattgttggaaattttataaataatattatattatgagTTAATATAATGATTATTTAATAGTTAAGCCAAAATTGAATGATAGATCTTGTGCATTAAGTTTGTGTGTTGGAACCATAAACATGTGGGAAATTGTGCTTGTCTCACATAGGTGgagagataaatcttttgtggattTATAATTAGAATTCTCTACACGAATGTATTCTTGTGTGACAACTCACACCCAGTGGAAGCCAGAAGGGTGCGAAGCACCCGACACGCGCCCGGGCACGGGCACGAGACCGGGACGAGGGCgatgggcgcaatgtggcgcactttgcacttcacgctcgcatcgccgcgagccgcctTTAGTATTTTTTAGATGCGTCTTGGCCTCGTGTTGACTGTTCAAATTCCACCAGTCAAATGATAAGTTACAGAATTCATTGTGCTATTGAATTCTAGAATTGAATGGTGCATTCAATATACAGTTATCATTTCGAATTCTAACCAGTATATATACAAAGCTTTGTGCTTTGTTTTAGACACACAATACTGAACTCGCATGGTTCATACAACACACACATCAAACGAATTTCCTAACTTTGCATCTCTGCGCACTCTTGTTTCAGGTATCCTTTCAGGTGCTAGGCTAATCCCGGCAGTACAATCTGCTTAGGTtattgtaccctgggaaacagacgggttcacctgggtggccctagatctgttttaagggaagcgtgatcTTCACATGCCTCAGTCACCGTTGTTTTatgttttctttctttttccttTGGTTATCTGTTCTTAGTTTCCTTTacattttttgtactatattATCTTTCAGTTTGCTTTTGTTCTTACTTATGAGTTGTAATTATAAAATTGATTAATAAAATTATTATCTTATTTATTTTGTGAACGGTTGTACTACAGATACTGAAtcagtaccgaaccgtaccgggtacattcagtaccggtacccatttttcGATACCAGTATTTACCGGTAAAACAACGATAAATAGCGTTACCGTACCGGTACCGTTACTGAATCGGTGTATTCGTACGGGTACCCACTTTTCCCGTTTTTCGATGGCGGTACTTGcggtaccgtgctcatccctagACTATACGTTAATGGCTCATGGCATTATAATCTAGTGGCATCTTGAGGTGAGATAagacttatgaccattaggtcatgggttcgattcccacaaggggttTTTCTCAGATTTATTTGTTTTCCTCctaaattggttttttttttttttttttgaaactttcCTAAATttgtgtataggcattattgcctagttaaCATGGATATGATCGAGTGATTCCGCTCGTACCACGATGATATTCCAGTGATCCGTAAGGGATCCAAATTTTTAGTTCCAAAAAAAAAGTTTATACGTTAGTGTGAAAAAAAATGCCGCATAAGGTAACCATAATTTTGTTCTAAATTTGCTACAATTTTTGCTACAACTCTTTTTTAATTTTCTtcaatattattttaataaaaataaaaattattaatcactcgaagcaaaaaaaaaaaaaaaagacttaaaAGTTAATAAACTTTGCGAAAAAATTGGGACCTTTTAaataattgttttatttttcatttttaatattACAACAAAAGTGCTGGacaaattttatatataatttttttgctAATGCTTGCCACAGTTTTGTAACTATTTTACTTGTTACGTTTAAGATTGTGATACCTTTTTTTTTATTCAATGATAgatttagaaaaaataaaaaatattttgaaattcataaattttctgaaaaaaaagcataaaaataataaaaattctaaaaaaatgtTTACAatcttgaaataaatataacaaagatcCTAACTAAATGCCAgtttttttattacaaaactaaCAAATCTAAgctttttttttacttatttagAAACTTTCTCAACATTTCTTCCAAGTTTTTATGTCGTTCCGCTTGTTCGGCCCGCTCTCGTTTTAGAAACTTTTTCAATATTTCTTCCATGTTTTTATGCCATTCCGCTTGTTCGGCCCGCTCTCGTTCACGTTTAGCCCGTTCTTGTTCTCGCTCTTGTTCACGTTTGACTCGTTCTTGTTCTCGTTGTCGTTCATGTTCCGCTCGTTCTTGTTCCCGCTCTTGTTTAAATTGTTCAAAACGAGCTTCTATGTTTTGTCGGGCCTTTTGTTCTttttctaattccgcttgaactatCTCGAGCTAAAATTTGTCAAAAGATTTATAACTAATACATATTAACAAAAAACAAATAGTGTAacatattaatatcacataaTAACCTAACCACGACGATCTAAAAAAATAATTGgaataaaaaattatttaaaaatcatataaaaacaCATGCATACAAAAAAACAATactgttttatttttttagttattaATACACACTCATGCACACACATACATActtatacatatacacacatccacatacacacatacatatgcaCATGCATATAAACACATCCACATACATATACTTATCCTGAATCTATCTCTCATTGGCATAAGGGTAAGAACTGTTTGTATGATAGTTGGAGGAAGGCTACTCATCTTTTCCAAAGGTAAATCTTGAGATTTCCGActgaggggtcgaaaacgtatatacctataaaaattataaaaccagggggggtcgaaaacgtatatatctaaAAAAATCTATACGAAACTACATAAcggacactactgagcgaaaagtacGGGGAGTCGggcgaaaaaattaaaaaaccggagggtcgaaaacgtatatatcaaGTAACTTAACCATGAACTCAAATCACAAAGCAACTAGATTTCAAAGTTGTTAAAGTAATTGTTGCTCTATGCCATTGGTCGAAATAATCTAATAGCGAAGATATCAAAATAAACTTTAGGAATCTCCTATACTGTGAAACCGATATCGACATGCTAGAAACTAGATGTAGATCTTGTACAATCACATGTAAATAGCTTTGAAAACTGAATATTCAAGTCATTCATGGGATCAAAATACCATGCATCTATTTCATACTTAAAGCTCACCTGTGACAAGCATCGTTCCACGCCATTGCTTTGGTTCTTTACACCACGTTTTGCCGCTGTTAAAACATTTATTGCAACACTCATATTTGTTAGCCACATTATGTTTATTATAGCATGCATTATAAGACGCTGGTAATGGTAAAACCGTAAAAGTCTTAACTGATCTCATCCAATTTCTTTTGGGGTGCTTGAGCAACCTTTCTAGAAGCTTCTGAAACTCGGCTATCCTCTTTGGCCCCAGAAAACAATTGATCTTTTTCTTCCTAGAGGACCAAATTATCACCGAAATAACTAAGAGTTTTCCTGAAACTCGTGTCTTTGCAAGAGAATAACACATACCCTTAGACGCACTCCGCTGACAGCAGTTACGTCATTAAGCTGCTGATCAATACTTTGATCCGAAAACGCTTCACACACTTTCTGCTTCTTACTGATATGTAGCAGAAAAGTCAACATTatattaggggggggggggggtagtgcacggtcctcccaaccgccagagtgatctcactccgggagccgctacccgaccaagctagctccgcggtgacttccccatgccgagttcttaccttgggcgacatatgccactcccaagactcgaacccggtacctctgggaagaggtgggtgtcggtggccaactgggctaccccagttggttaacattatattattaaatggatATATATGAGATACAAAAATCAAACTACCTTAGCGAAGAAACAGGTGCTTCTAACGTTTTTTTCTGGCCAACAGTCGGCTTTTTTGGGGAAGTCTTTGCATTACTTCCGGATGCCAATGAAGAGTCTCCAGAAGACTGTATTAAAAAGTTAACCTCTAACGAACGGATAATACATTTGAAAAGGATATGGAATAAAAAATAACGATAAAACAAACTAATATACTACTA encodes:
- the LOC110921427 gene encoding transcription initiation factor TFIID subunit 4b isoform X4, with translation MSSYKESNENPAAHVDLTDGEDDPNPIIDESGDTDVADTATRRARSKERKKSSDVHPHFVDVQGLYKGKMVPKKQCIYCKHTYVRGNWSSTTSMKRHLQECGLFKKAQGQTPEDESQGTGKPPNAMHQPAGKQVPFAQLLPVLEAQLDKDQAMQLEALYARLKSNVINKEEFVRHTRQLVGDHTLKMALQQRQSSGDSSLASGSNAKTSPKKPTVGQKKTLEAPVSSLSKKQKVCEAFSDQSIDQQLNDVTAVSGVRLREEKDQLFSGAKEDSRVSEASRKVAQAPQKKLDEITAKRGVKNQSNGVERCLSQLEIVQAELEKEQKARQNIEARFEQFKQEREQERAEHERQREQERVKREQEREQERAKRERERAEQAEWHKNMEEILKKFLKRERAEQAERHKNLEEMLRKFLNK
- the LOC110921427 gene encoding transcription initiation factor TFIID subunit 4b isoform X2 yields the protein MKIRNIIAKMIIAHELPFSFVEYHWFNYLMKTMNPLYEKVSRSTITRDCIKVVDVEKERIKKTLKKAEMVSLTSDCWASNQTIGYMCLTAHFVDCDWKLQKCIIGFNELAPPHSGEVISDGILECLIKWGIQDKIGQTPEDESQGTGKPPNAMHQPAGKQVPFAQLLPVLEAQLDKDQAMQLEALYARLKSNVINKEEFVRHTRQLVGDHTLKMALQQRQSSGDSSLASGSNAKTSPKKPTVGQKKTLEAPVSSLSKKQKVCEAFSDQSIDQQLNDVTAVSGVRLREEKDQLFSGAKEDSRVSEASRKVAQAPQKKLDEITAKRGVKNQSNGVERCLSQLEIVQAELEKEQKARQNIEARFEQFKQEREQERAEHERQREQERVKREQEREQERAKRERERAEQAEWHKNMEEILKKFLKRERAEQAERHKNLEEMLRKFLNK
- the LOC110921427 gene encoding transcription initiation factor TFIID subunit 4b isoform X1 codes for the protein MKIRNIIAKMIIAHELPFSFVEYHWFNYLMKTMNPLYEKVSRSTITRDCIKVVDVEKERIKKTLKKAEMVSLTSDCWASNQTIGYMCLTAHFVDCDWKLQKCIIGFNELAPPHSGEVISDGILECLIKWGIQDKIGQTPEDESQGTGKPPNAMHQPAGKQVPFAQLLPVLEAQLDKDQAMQLEALYARLKSNVINKEEFVRHTRQLVGDHTLKMALQQRQSSGDSSLASGSNAKTSPKKPTVGQKKTLEAPVSSLSKKQKVCEAFSDQSIDQQLNDVTAVSGVRLREEKDQLFSGAKEDSRVSEASRKVAQAPQKKLDEINVLTAAKRGVKNQSNGVERCLSQLEIVQAELEKEQKARQNIEARFEQFKQEREQERAEHERQREQERVKREQEREQERAKRERERAEQAEWHKNMEEILKKFLKRERAEQAERHKNLEEMLRKFLNK
- the LOC110921427 gene encoding transcription initiation factor TFIID subunit 4b isoform X3 — protein: MSSYKESNENPAAHVDLTDGEDDPNPIIDESGDTDVADTATRRARSKERKKSSDVHPHFVDVQGLYKGKMVPKKQCIYCKHTYVRGNWSSTTSMKRHLQECGLFKKAQGQTPEDESQGTGKPPNAMHQPAGKQVPFAQLLPVLEAQLDKDQAMQLEALYARLKSNVINKEEFVRHTRQLVGDHTLKMALQQRQSSGDSSLASGSNAKTSPKKPTVGQKKTLEAPVSSLSKKQKVCEAFSDQSIDQQLNDVTAVSGVRLREEKDQLFSGAKEDSRVSEASRKVAQAPQKKLDEINVLTAAKRGVKNQSNGVERCLSQLEIVQAELEKEQKARQNIEARFEQFKQEREQERAEHERQREQERVKREQEREQERAKRERERAEQAEWHKNMEEILKKFLKRERAEQAERHKNLEEMLRKFLNK